In the genome of Notamacropus eugenii isolate mMacEug1 chromosome 5, mMacEug1.pri_v2, whole genome shotgun sequence, one region contains:
- the LOC140508697 gene encoding LOW QUALITY PROTEIN: olfactory receptor 52H1-like (The sequence of the model RefSeq protein was modified relative to this genomic sequence to represent the inferred CDS: inserted 2 bases in 1 codon), with translation MGTFNLSSYSPSSFTLVGIPGLEKFHVWIAIPFCAIYLVAITGNSLLLYLIAMERSLHEPMFLFLSMLAQTDLILSSTTVPKLLSNFSFGDKKITFSGCLTQVYFLHFSFVVDSAILLAMAYDRYVAICSPLRYTTTLIHQVIIKIVVGIIIKSFCDIFPVVFSLKRLPFCRTLVIPHTYCEHIGVARLSCADISINVWYGFSVPLMTVVXDIVLIAVSYTIILSTVFHLSSHGARQKALGTCGSHICVILMFYTPAFFSILAHRFGHKVPRHVLILFANFYVTIPPALNPIVYGVKTKKIRDKILLLFSPKGTQ, from the exons ATGGGCACATTCAACCTAAGCAGCTACAGCCCCAGCTCCTTCACCCTCGTGGGGATCCCAGGGCTTGAGAAGTTCCACGTCTGGATCGCGATTCCTTTCTGTGCTATCTACCTTGTGGCCATTACAGGTAACTCTCTCCTGCTGTACCTCATTGCCATGGAGCGCAGCCTCCATGAGCCCatgttccttttcctctccatgctGGCCCAAACAGACCTGATTCTGTCATCTACTACAGTGCCCAAACTCCTCAGTAACTTCTCGTTTGGTGACAAGAAAATCACCTTCTCAGGCTGCCTCACCCAGGTGTACTTCCTCCATTTTAGCTTTGTTGTGGATTCTGCCATACTACTGGCCATGGCATATGACCGCTATGTGGCCATATGCTCCCCACTGAGATATACCACCACTCTGATCCACCAGGTCATCATCAAAATTGTGGTGGGAATCATCATCAAGAGCTTCTGTGACATCTTTCCAGTTGTTTTTTCGCTAAAGCGACTGCCCTTCTGTAGGACACTTGTCATCCCTCATACATACTGTGAACACATAGGTGTGGCCCGCCTCTCCTGTGCTGACATCTCCATTAATGTCTGGTATGGTTTTTCTGTGCCCCTCATGACTGTAGT TGACATTGTCCTTATTGCTGTCTCTTACACCATTATACTGAGCACAGTCTTTCACCTTTCTTCTCATGGAGCTCGCCAGAAGGCTCTTGGAACCTGTGGGTCTCACATCTGTGTCATCCTCATGTTCTATACTCCAGCCTTCTTCTCCATTCTTGCCCATCGCTTTGGACACAAAGTTCCACGTCATGTCCTCATCCTATTTGCCAACTTTTATGTTACCATTCCACCAGCTCTCAACCCCATTGTCTATGGAGTGAAGACCAAGAAAATTCGTGACAAGATTCTCCTCCTATTTTCTCCAAAGGGGACACAATGA
- the LOC140507560 gene encoding olfactory receptor 52B6-like has translation MYVTALAGNSILISVIISQRSLHEPMYLFLSMLASADILLSTSTMPKALTIFWLGTQAISFDACLTQLFCIHFLFVADSAILLAMAFDCYVAICSPLHYNTILSPIIIRKIAGATLTRSFCIMFPAIFLLKRLPYCQTNIISHTFCEHMGIALLSCADISVNIWYGLAATLLSTGVDIILITISYVLILHTVFHLPSHEAQRKALGTCGSHICVILLFYIPALFSVFAYRFGRKSIPHYVHILLANLYVVIPPMLNPVIYGVRPKQIWEGAVQLFAQLKKYSRWRLTNYESS, from the coding sequence ATGTATGTGACTGCCTTGGCAGGGAATAGCATCCTGATCAGTGTAATCATCTCCCAGAGGAGCCTTCATGAACCCATGTACCTGTTCCTATCCATGCTGGCCAGTGCTGATATCCTGCTCTCCACTTCAACCATGCCAAAGGCTCTGACCATCTTCTGGTTGGGGACACAAGCCATCTCCTTTGATGCGTGTCTCACTCAGTTGTTCTGTATCCACTTTCTGTTTGTGGCTGACTCAGCCATCCTGTTGGCCATGGCATTTGACTGCTATGTGGCCATCTGCTCACCTTTACACTATAACACTATCCTTAGTCCCATCATCATCAGAAAGATAGCTGGAGCCACACTTACACGCAGCTTCTGCATTATGTTTCCAGCTATCTTCCTCCTCAAAAGGTTACCATATTGCCAGACCAATATAATTTCACATACATTCTGTGAGCACATGGGCATTGCCTTGCTATCCTGTGCTGACATCTCTGTCAATATCTGGTACGGTTTGGCTGCTACCTTGCTCTCCACAGGTGTAGATATCATTCTTATCACCATCTCCTATGTACTCATCTTACACACTGTCTTCCATCTTCCTTCACATGAAGCTCAACGCAAAGCACTGGGAACATGTGGATCTCATATTTGTGTCATACTACTCTTCTACATCCCTGCTCTATTTTCTGTCTTTGCCTACCGCTTTGGTAGGAAAAGTATTCCCCATTACGTCCATATCCTGCTAGCCAACCTCTATGTTGTTATCCCACCCATGCTCAACCCTGTGATTTATGGTGTAAGACCCAAACAGATTTGGGAAGGGGCTGTCCAGTTGTTTGCACAGTTGAAGAAATATTCAAGATGGAGACTAACAAACTATGAGTCATCTTGA